GCAGCTTTTACTTTAGGTAACATTGATCCAGGGGCAAAGTGACCTTCATCAATATATTTTAACGCTTCCTCTATAGTCATTTGATCTAATTCTTTTTGCTCTGGAGTGTTAAAGTTAATAGCTACTTTTTCTACTGCCGTTAAAATAATGAGATAATCGGCATCTAAAATCTCTGCGATCTTTTCAGAAGCTAGATCCTTATCTATTACAGCAGGTACCCCTTTTAGTACACCATTTCCTTCGTCTATTACTGGAACACCGCCACCACCTACTGTAATTACAATGTACCCAGCTTCTACTAATGTTTTCACTATAGGTGCCTCTACCACATCTATTGGTTCAGGAGAAGCTACTACCCTTCGATACCCTCTACCAGCATCTTCCTTCATAATATAACCTTTTTCTTCCATAAGTTTTTTAGCTTCCTCTGCACTGTAGAAGAAACCTACCGGTTTAGTAGGATTTTTAAAACCTGGGTCATTTTTATCAACTACCACTTGAGTTACAACAGCTGCTATATGTTTTTCTATACCCCGCTTAACCATTTCTTCTCTGATAGCTTGTTGTAAATGATAGCCAATGTAGCCTTGGCTCATTGCACCACACTCAGGAAAAGGCATTATTGGAAGATTAGGGTTAACCTGAGCTGCCCCTTCATATGTTGCCACTATCTGACCTACTTGAGGTCCATTACCATGGGCAATAATTACTTGATGGCCTTCTTCAATTAAATCAACTATAGGCTTAGCGGTGTTTTGGGCAGTAAGCCTTTGACTTTCAGCACTTATATCTTTGGGATCTGCCTGTAAGGCATTACCTCCTAAAGCTATAACTATTCTGCTCATCTTTTATCCTCCTATTAGCTATTATAAAGTTGCAACCATTACAGCTTTGATGGTATGCATTCTGTTTTCTGCTTCGTCAAAAACTACAGAGTGTTTACTTCTAAACACTTCATCGGTCACTTCCCTAATATCTAAGCCCCTTTCTTTAGCCTCTTTAGCCACTTCTGTTTCAAAGTCATGGAAAGCTGGTAAACAGTGCATAAAGATAACATCGGGATTTTCTGTAGCTTTAAGCATATCCATATCTACTCTAAACTTGGTCAATAGTTTAACCCTATTTTCCATTTGATCTTCTTCACCCATAGAAACCCAGACATCGGTATAGATTACATCTGCTCCTTTAAGACTTTCAATGTTATCTGATACTTCAATGATCGCTCCACTTTCTTTAGCCACTTCTTGTACTTTATTTAAAATACTTTCTTCTGGCCACAATTCTTTAGGACCATAGGCGACATAGTGCATTCCCATTTTTGCACAACCGTACATCCAAGCATATGACATGTTATTTCTAGTGTCACCTACAAATACAACTTTTACCTTATTTAATGGTTTGGCTACATGTTCTTCAATGGTTAAAAGGTCTGCTAAAATTTGAGTAGGATGATCAACATCTGTCAATCCATTCCATACTGGAACACCTGAATATTTAGCTAGATCTTCTACAACCTTTTGTTCAAAACCTCTATATTCTATACCATCATAATATCTACCCAATACTTTAGCTGTATCTTCTAAAGACTCTTTTTTACCCATTTGGGAACTCTTAGAATCTAAAAAGGTTACATGGGCACCTTCATCAAGGGCTGCAACTTCAAAGGCACATCTTGTTCTTGTAGAAGTTTTTTCAAATAGTAAAACAATATTTTTCCCTTCTAATGCTTTTGTCCTTATACCTGCCCTTTTTTTAGCTTTTAAATCCTTTGAAAGATCCAAAAGATACCTAATTTCCTCTTTTGTAAAGTCCATAAGTGTTAAAAAACTTCTTCCCTTTAAATTTACTGGCATTATTAATTCCTCCTTTTATTTTTATAATTTTATAAATTTTCTCTAATTAATGGCATTGACATACAGCGGGGACCACCTCTACCCCTAACTAGTTCTGAACCTTCAATTTCTATAACTTCTATTCCCCTTCTTCTTAAGGTTTCATTGGTATATTCATTACGATCATAGGTTATAACAACTCCTGGCTCAATTGCTAAGGTATTTGTACTATCATTCCACTGCTCCCGAGCCGCTGTAATTTCTGTACCACCACCACTTTCAATTAATTCCACACTTGGTAGTTTTAATACCTGCTTCAAGGCAGCTTCTAAAGAACTTAGTGGAGTGATTTTAGGTCCATTTACCCCTTTAGTTAGTAAATATACTTTAATAGAATTTTTAACACCTGGATAAATGGCAAACTGGTCGTAATTTAACATTGTAAACACCGTATCTAAATGCATATACGCCCTTGTAAAGGGAATTTGAATAACTAATACCTTATCTATTTTAGTCTCTTGGAATAATCTTTGACTTAAAGTTTCTATCCCCCAAGCCGATGTCCTTTCACTACAACCAATTGCTAAAGTAGTTTCGTTTAATACTAATATATCCCCACCTTCAATACTATAAGGATCAGTATAGTTATAATATAGAGGGGTTTCGCTGCTGGTAAATAAAGGATGATACTTGTAAATATAGTGAAGAAACATAGTCTCTCTATTTCTAGCCGGTGTTTTCATTTTGTTAATTGATAACCCATTTCCTATAGTCGTTCCAGGGTCTCTAGTAAAGTAAAGATTAGGAATAGGATTTATATAAAATGGATAATCACTCTTCACATAATCTACTAGCCTATATTCCCAACTTAAATTAGGTACATCTTCTTTATGTAATCCTTCAATAGCCACTCTTACAACTTTCTGAGGGGGTAATGATAAAAGATATTCCTTAATTGCCTGTTCTAAATAGGGGTTTGCTAAGTTAGTTCCTTTAATAACATCACTGATAAATTTTTCTTTTACCTCTGCCTTTTCTAATACTTCTTCCAATAGATTTTCATAATAATAAATTTCACACCCTCTATCAGCCATAGTTAAAGCAAAGGCATCATGTTCATTTCTCATTCTCTTTAACCAGGGGATATCATCAAAGAGTAACTCCTCTAAGTATTGAGGTGTTAGCCGCTCTAATTCCCTTCCCGGTCGGTGTAATAAAACAGCTTTTAGTTTACCTATTTCAGAATTTACATTTAAAAAACTCTGCTTCATCCTTTCACTCCTTCCCCAGGTATTCTTTTTTTACATATGGTGATGTCATCCCCTGCAAAAGAGCACCATAATTAGGTATAAACTCTATTATATCTCCAACCTTTAAATTAGGCCTCTTTGTCACATCTAATAGGAGATGGTCACTACTCCCTCCTAAAATTTCTATTTCTTTGTCTAAAGGTTCCATGTTTATATCTATATCTTGTCTGCCTAAAGCAACTATTGCCCTTTTATGAATACCCCGATCTTCAAAGATCGGTGTATTTCCGAAAGCATCTTGCCCTATTTCACCGATAGGAACCGATGGTTTTTCCTTTAGTTCCACAATTTCTCCTACAATTTTAAAGGTATCTAAAAAGGTTTCTGGAATATGTTCCCTTGCAATAGTTTCTCGTCCTAACAATAGACTTTCCCCTAAACGTAAATGGTTGATTTCTTTAGGCATCCTACCTTCAATCAACATTTTAACAGAACTAGAATTACCCCCTGAGATAATTTTTAAAGGAGTACCTTTGCTTTCCCATTGTTTTTTTAAACTACAGAGTTTTTCTAAGTTATCCTCTGAAGGAATAATACCTCCATAACAGGTTAAATTGGTTCCTAAACCCACAACCTCTATATTTTTAAAATTTTCTATTTCTTTTTGTATATATTCTAGGTCAGTAGGCCAAAATCCTTCCCGTAAATCCCCTAAATCTACCATAAGAATTATTTTATGTTTTTTCCCTACTCTACCGGCAACTTCATTCAATCTTTTTATCGTAGCTAATTCTGAGTTTAAAGATGTATCACAATACTCTACTACTTCTTCACATTCCGATAACATAGGAATTCTTAAAAGTAGGGTTTGGACTTTATCTTTAAAATATCCCTTTAGCTTTTTAATATTTTCAACCCGTGAATCGGCAAGCTCTTTAAATCCCCCTTGAACTAAGGCTTTAGCTACTTCTAAGTCTGCACAAGTTCCCTTGGTAACAGCACAGGGCTCTATTCCCTTTTCTCTACACAATTTTAATAAAACTTCTCCGTTATGCCGGATTTTAGGTAAATCTATTACTATTTTCGGATACATGTTTTTCCTCCTACACCTGTAAACTTTCCCTCATGAGATGGACACTTTCCTTTGGATACTTAACACTCATAGCCCCTAATACTGCCATATTATAATGTCTATCTATTAAGATTTTTGCTTTTTCTCCTGGTAATAACGGTTCCCCTTTAATATTTACCCTCTTTCCTTTAACACCCTTTTCTAAAATTTCACGACCCCTTTCTAACCTTGTTAAAGCCCCTCCAGTACCAATAATCCACTTAACTACAGTTAGGTCTTTTCCTTCTACTATTTTATAGCGACCTGAAGGTCCATATAAAACCTTTAACTTCCCTACATGGCGGTTAATAGCTGTTTCCACCGCTAATTTAGTTAGCTCTTCCGATACTTTTTTTTCTTTAGCCGTTGTAGGAATAGGTTTGATTAAAGTTTTCAACTCTTCTTTATCTACCCCTATATTTTGGGCAAACTTTTCTTTCCCTACAAGGTTAATGATATTTTCACTATTTATATAGACTCCTAAGTCTCCTTCTACAGTCCTTTTTTCCCTTGGTTCTGGAGCTATTAAAAATCTACTTAATTCTTCACTTCCATCTGTAACTGAGTGGACATCGGTAGTAGCTCCACCTACATCTATTACTATTAAATCTTCAATTTCTTCACTTAAAGCAATAGCTCCCTTCATCACTGCTCCCGGTGTGGGTATAATTGTCCCTGTCACCATTTGCCGGATTTTCTCCATCCCCGGTCCCTTGGTGATGTGCTCTTCAAAAAGCTGTTGAATTACTTCCCTAGCAGGAACGATGTTTAGTTCATCTATCTTAGGATAAACATTTTCAATAAGAACTATAGTTTTCCCCTTTTCTTTAAACAATTTTTCTACTTTAGGAGCAAGTTTAATATTGCCACCATAGATAAAGGGAAGATCTAGAGGAAGAGATGCAAGTTTTTTTGCATTTTCAAAAACTATCTCCTCTTCCCCATAATCTACTCCTCCTGCTAAAAGGACTATGTTAGGTCCTATATCTATAATCCTCTGTAGGTCATCTTCTTTTAAAGGACCGGCAGTGACATCTCTAATCACTGCCCCGGCTCCTAAAGCCGCCTCCTTGGCAGCCTTTACTGTCATATCATAAACTAGTCCGTGTACCGTCATCTTCAAACCACCGGCTGCTGAGCTTGTAGCAAACATCTGGGTATAGTCTACTTTTTCTTCCCCTAAACTTTGGGCCAATTGTTCAAGGGCCATTTCCAGACCTACTGTTACATCCCCTTGATAAACGGTAGTAGGTCCTTGCCCTTGACCTAAAAATTTAGGCTTGGGGGAGTTCAAGCCCGTAAAAGCATTGATAACAGTGGTAGTACTACCTATTTCTGCAACTAATAAATCAACTTTCATCCTTCTCCCCCTTTAAAATTATTGTAATTCCCTTCTCTTTTTAACTAAGAAACTAGCTACATGGATACCTTTAGTTCCCCTACCAAAGCCTGCATCCATTCCTTCTTCTACTGCTATATCATTAGTTACTTGGGTTCCACCAGCTACTAAGATAATTTTTTCTCTAATACCTTTTTCTTTACATAATTGATGGAGTCTTCTCATGTTTATTCTATGAATATCTCCATGGGTAATGATTGTAGAGATCAGGATAGCATCAGCACCTATTTCTATTGCTGCATCCACAGCTTTAGTGACAGATACAGAGGTACCTAAGTAATAGCATTGGATACCAAATTTCTCGATACCACCGTGTTTTATATCAATAATTTCCCGCATACCTACAGAGTGCTCATCTTCACCAACGGTAGCTGCTACAACTTTCATCGGTTTTTTCTTAATATCCTCTCTGATTTCTTCTTCTGATAAACTAGGAATCTCTTGGGGTATCTTTAACTCTTGGGGATCTATGGCTAACTCTAAGCGACCTTTAACTTCCACCAATGTACCCTCTGCTGGATGCATCGACTGTTTATGGATAGCTTCTACATCGGTAAGTCCCATTTTTTTAGCTATTTCCATTGCTGCATATTCCGCTACCCTTACAGAAGTTGGTAAAAAGATATTCATACTTACATAGCCATCGGCATACCATTCAACCTCTGGAGTTAATAACCCTTTTTCTCTATGTTCTTTTTTTGCCTCCATCCTTCTTAGGACATTATCTTCTTCATCTAATTCATCGATATAAACAATTTTTTCAGGCTTACATAAAGTACATCCATCTATAGCTTCACAAGGTGAATTGTACTGGCTGGGGATATTATTATAGCCAAAATGATGACAAACTGGGGCAAAATAGTCTTTATCCCTTTGGAAAATGGTACCACTGCCTATGCCACCATCACCTTTTCTAACAATACCGTCTCCATTTCTTTCAGGGTAATAACCACTATCAACAAAGAACCCTTCTTCTACTGCTTTGAAGTATCCACCAACTTCGATAATTTCTTCTAGGAAAAGTATTGCCCTTTCCTTCAACTCTCTAACCTTATCTCTTAGTGGTCCATCTTCCCTTAACTGGACATAATCTGTAATGGAATCTAAGCCTATTAAAGCCTGTTTAGCAGTATTTATCGCATGGATATTGTTGTAGTGCCATGGCACATTCCTTCCTTCATCGGGGGTTATTGTACTTTGTATATCAGCACTGGTTAATCTAGAAATCATTAAGTTTAAAGTATGGCTAACGGTAGCTTCCCTTGTACAGCTCTCCATGTATTTTGTGTTCATTTGTGCCCTCATTTTATACTGGTCAAAAAGTTCCCTTAATGCTACGGCATAGGGTAAATCTAAGGCCATACAAGGAGCTGGGGGAGCTGTTGGTGGAACAGTAGAAAGGCTTATATTTTCTTTTTTCATACCAACTTTAGTAGAAAACATAGCATTAATACCATGCTGTACCATAAGCTCTGGCATTACTTTCCACGCTTCCCTAGCTGTAGCATTGGCGTTGTGGGCACCATCGATTTGTAACATATCTGCCGATGCCATTATTTTTTTGGCTACAGCGGCATCTACAAAGGAGCGGTACATATTTACATTACGATAGAGAACATTATATTGGGGGTCTTGATGGGCACCATTGATCCCTTCTTCGGCAAATAATACTGCAATATCTGGTCCTGCTACTCCACTTACGTATGAATGGAGGTTTATAGGACGACCTACTTCATCTTCTATCATGTCTAATGCTTTTCTAGTTGCCCTAATTTGTTTTCTAGTAATAGGAACACCACCAATTCCTTCAGGAGTTCCTTCTATTAAACCATCATAGTGACTCTGACCTGCTGTTCTAATAACCATGATGTGGTCTGCACCATGCCAAGCTGCCATCCGCATCCGGCGAATATCATCTTCAAATCTTCCAGAGGCAATTTCCGATGTAATTACACAATCTGGTTGTGGATCAATATCCCCAAAGTATTTGGAAGCTGGAAGACCAATACTATTTTTTAGAGGTTGGGATATTTGTTTATAGACAAAGGGACCTACTTGGGTAGGTTTTTCTACCTTTTTTCTCCAAGTCCAGCCTTTTCTCCTAGGCCTATAACTTTCTAGATCTTTTAGGATTTCTTCTATATTTAATTTTTCGTTTTTGTCTAGATTCATTACCTTTCACCTCCAAAAAGGGCCTTTGCTTTTTCCCATAAACTTTCATCTTCAATTAACCTTTGCCCTGCTTCTAGGTAGTTAATTCCTAAACTTTCCGCTACCTTTAATACCACATGACCTGCTCCTTTACCGATAAGGCCATGTTCTATACAACGTTCTACTATAACCTTACAGTCTAAGCTACTAAAACCCATCCTTAGTAAAACACTTCTTTCTACAGCGGGAGATGTGTGGGTATGGGCCAATTCCACCAATGGTGTTGTAATCTGATCTAATAGGGACCAAAATCTCTCCTTTAGTTGTTGATCAGTTAAGTCCTTGAGATGTTCTCGCCTTTGGAGATAATTATCTTTTCTTTCCACCTAAACTACTCCTTTCCTGCTAATAATTTTTTTATGTTTTCTAAACTAGTATTTAACTCATCTTGTAAAAACTGCCAATCTACCTCTGTAAATCCATTTATATCAAAATTAGCTTTGATATTTTTTAGATAGGTTGACCTCAATCTATCCACTGGATATTCCTTCACAAAAAGTTTAGAAGGGTGATCCGGTAAAACTATAGATTTTCCTGGTACACTTTCTCTAGGGTCACCTAAATATACATGGATACCATTTTTCATAGCAAAGGAGAGCTGGGCATTTAGGTGTTTTCCAGCCCCGGTATATTCCGTTTCTTGTACTACGATAATTTGATCTTCATCCATTTCCCTAGCCAAAGGAATAGCTGCTGCTAAAGAGGTGTTCCCTGCTGGGCCCCTTTCTAGCCCTTCTAATATAGCTAACATTTCTGTTACATAAAAGGCTTCCCCTTGGGTTACTGTAACATAACGATCCATATATCTTAGTGGTCTTGCTGCATTTTTAGGAACATCGGCCCTATCTGGCCAAGTAGCAAAAGGTACTCCAAAACCGGTATGACCTGTGGTAAAGGATTTTTTATTAAAATCATTGTCACTAGCCATGTGTAATCCTTCTAAATCTATACTAGCTCCTATTACTTCTGTATCATGACATCCCGCCCTTTTAAGGCCTCTAGCTGTTCCAGTCAAGTTACCTCCACCGGCGTGGGTTACCACTACTTTATCAGGTTTTCTCCCTGTCCTTTCCATAACTTGCTCGGCAATTTCAACCCCTAGTGTTTCAATACCGGCTATACCAAAAGGAGTGTACAATGAAGCGTTAAAATAACCTGTTTCTTCTAAGGTTCTTAAAAAGACGTAAAAAAGTTCTGGTCCTACTGACAGCTGTAAGACTTCACTGCCATAGGCTTCACAAGCCCTACCTTTTTCCATAATCTCCGGCTGATAGACCCCTCTACTATCAAAGGCTTCTTGAACAATAATACAATCTAAACCTTGCATAGCAGCTTGGGAGGCTACCGCTGCTCCATAGTTACCGCTGGTGGCAGCTACTACCCCTTTATAGCCATTTTTCTTAGCATGATACACCGATACTGCCGCTCTCCTTGCTTTAAAGGAACCGGAAGGATTTGCAGCTTCATCTTTTAGAAAAATCCTCGCCCCTTTGCCTTTAGGAGAAAGTTTCCGAACTAATTCAGTTATATTTTTCAATTCATAAAGGGGAGTATTACCAACCCCTTGTTCTTTTTGAATTTCCCTAATTTTATCAAAGGTATAGCCTCCATAGGCCATCATTTTTTCATAATCGAAGGCTAAAGGAGTAATTTGAAATTCCGTGTAATCTATACCGATAGCCTTTTTCATTATTTCGTTTTTCCTCGCCATAACCCCTTGATAGCTATTGTCCATGGCCATCACCTGATTTCATAAAATTTTTAATACTTTCCCTCACTTGAAATAACTGGGGAACAACATCGCCAAAATCATGGGTATATCTGGGATTAGTGTTAGTTAAAATTCCAGTCATTTTTCTACCTATCGCAGTTTTTATCTCTACTTCTTCACCTACAGAAGCTGGAGTTTCTAAAAAGCCCTTTACTTTAAAATGTAATGGGGTGTTTTGGGTGTCTATAGGGACTTGTGGGGCCCTTTCTCCCCTAGGTAAAACCTCTTTTGTTATCTCAACATAAGTTCCCTTTGGAATCTTATCCATTAAATCAACTCCTCATTTTTAACATTTTTTCAAGATCTCCCATAATTGCAGCGGGAACTGGAAGTTCTGCCATGTTTGTTAACCCGGGTTTTGCTTTAATTACGTTGATAATAGAGTTTACTGCCATAGCAATTGTTCCGATGCCACCAGGTATTTCTGGTTTAATTGCCATATTGACATTAGGAGTGCCATAAATGTTGATATAGTCACCGGTTTCTACTCCTTCTAGTTCTGGTAGCACTTGTTGAGGATGTTCTAATTTAATAACTGTTTTACCATTCATTATTCCGTAAGCAATGTGTTTACAACCTGCTACCATTCCGGGATAAACTTCAACATATTTAGTCTTTCTATAAACTTTAGAAATTATTGGCTCCTTTGTTTCTTTAATTTCATCTAATTCCCAACCTAATGCTTTGGCTATTAGGGCCATAGATTCTGGAAAACCTACATGACCTACTATATAACCTTCTTCTATACCTTTTTTAAATTCTTCTACAGTTGTTCCTACCCCTTGGGTTTTCATCACAGTGGGACCGAAAGGAGATAGGTCATTGATTCGGGCAGCTTCAATTTTTTCTACATGGGTACAAACACCTGTTAAAGCTATAATCAATGTGTCTAGAACAAAACCTGGGTTTATTCCTGTTCCTAGTACCGTCACATTATTTTCTTTAGCTAATCTATCTATTTCTTGTGCTAATTCCCTTTCTTGCTGCTGAGGATAGGCCATTTCTTCTGCGATACAAATTACATTTTTACCACTTTCAACAGCTTGTTTAATTTGAGGGAAAACTTCCTTTGTAAAGGAACCGGTGGCAATAAGCACTATATCTGCTTCTTTAGCTAGGACTTCTTCAGGATTACTTTCAATAATTACATCCATCCTCTGACCTTCAAAAATTTCTCCTAAAGGTTTACCTACTTTGTTAGGATCTAAGTCAATGGCACCTACCGATTGAATACCTGATTTCTTGGCTATTAACTCAGCCATACCTCCTCCCATTGCACCTAAACCCCAATGGATTACTTTAACTGACATTTTACCTCCACTCCTTTGTTTAGATTTCTCCCTTTATTTTTTGCAAATTTTATGCCAATATTTGAATATCTATAAAATTCTTTATTTGTGGGGATGTTTTGTATTTTGAAAAACAAAAAAACACCTAAAGAGCAAAATTTTTTGCTTTTAGGTGCAAAATTTTTTTCAGATGCTAATCTTATATTTCTTTAATTTATATTGTAAGTTTTGTCTAGAAATCCCTAATTCCTCAGCTGTTTTAGAGATATTGCCATTTAATTCTTTAAGTTTTTCTGTTATAACCTCTACTTCCAGTTTTTCTAAAATTTCTGGTAGAGTTTTAGGGGTAGGTTTTGTGTCAGCCCATTGTTGAAGGTGTTTAGGTAAAATATCTATAGTAATTATATGATCTTCTGGAAGGATGTTTATAGCACCTTCAATGACATGTTGAAGTTCCCTGACATTCCCTGGCCAGGAATAATTATAAAAAAGGTTCATCACTTCTTTGCTGATTTTTACATCTTTAATATTGAATTGTTTTTTATATTTATCGATAAAGTATTTAGTTAGAAGTATTATATCACTCCGCCTTTCCCTTAACGGAGGGATTTCAATATTTACAACTGCCAAACGGTAGTAGAGGTCCTGCCTAATTTTATTATTTCTAACACTTTCCCCAGGCTCTGTATTTGTTGTGGCAATTATCCTTACATCAACGGGGATTTCTTTAGTTCCACCTATTGGCCTGACTTTTTTATCTTGTAAAACCCTCAAAAGTTTAGCCTGTAAATCTAGTCCCATTGAATTTATCTCATCTAATAAAAGGGTTCCACCATCTGCTTGTTGTAATAACCCTGGCCTATCTACTGCTCCGGTAAAACTTCCCTTTACTGTCCCAAATAGGATCCCTTCTAATAGAGATTCTGGTAGTGCTGCACAATTTTGAGCTATAAAAGGCTTATTTTTTCTTTTACTAGCGTAGTGGATACTTTGAGCAAAGAGTTCTTTACCTGTTCCAGTTTCTCCGTAAATCAATACAGAAGAATCAGTTTTTGCCGCCCTCTTACCGTATTCAATTATTTTTTTAAGTTTTTCACTTTCACCGATAATGTTGTTAAAGGTAAAGTTTTCACCTTCTCCTTTTTTATCCTTTGTTGTATAGAGTTGTTGTTGTAAATCGACTATTTTTTCCGCCAATTCTTGTAATCGGGTAACATCTTTAGAAATTTCCAATACCCCTACAAATTCTCCGTTGTTATAAAGGGGTACTGTTGTGTTAATAGTTACTATCCTTTGACCTTTGTAGTTTGTATATACTTGAACTTGATCGTAAATTGGTTTTTTAGTTTTAAGTACCCGGTGTATAGTACTAGTTTCTGGGGTGAGGGAGGGAAACATAGCTAAAACATCTTTATACAATACTTGATGACCTTCCATTCCCTCCATTCGAGCCATTGTTGGATTATAGAAAATGGTTTCTCCCTTTTTATCAACAATATGAATCCCTTCATCTATCGAGTTTAAAATGTTTTCAAAGTTAAGTTTTAATATATTATCAAAATCCATTTAATCACCCCCACTAATTTCAATTATATCTCAATTTTGAAAAATTAACTAGATAAAAATAAAAACAAGATTTCATCTTCTAAGATAAAATCTTGTTCCGTTACTTTTGTAGAAATTCCACTAATCCAGAACAGATACTCCATGCTAATTTATATTGATATTCTTCCCTTTGGAGATTTTTTCGCTCTTCTGGATTTGATAAAAATCCCGTTTCCACCAGTACCCCAATGATATCTAATTCCCTGGTTAAATAAAAGTCCCTGGCCTTTGCCTCTCGATGGGTCCCTGTATTAACTTTTAGGTGTTTTTGAATGATATTGGCTAGTTCTTGAGACTGTTCTTTTTCTTTATCATAAAAGGTTTGGGCACCTTTCCATCTTGGAGATGTTGTGCTGTTAGTATGGATACTTATTAGATAAGCTGCTCCACTTTTTTCAATTAACTCTCTTCTCTTTAACATATCTTGCTGTTTTTTAGGTCCTGCAGTTGCATCTAAAAAATCTTTGTCTTCTTCTCTAGTCATTACCACACTAAAGCCATTTATCAATAATACCTCTTTAACTTTTAAAGCGATTTCTAAATTTATGTCCTTTTCCTTTACATTTTCTACTGTTGTACCTGGGTCATAACCACCATGCCCTGGGTCTACTGCTACGATAATTTTCCCCTGTGAATCTAAGGCATTTTTCTCTAAAATAGGAGTAGTTGTCTCTGTGTTATCTATACATCCATTTAAAAGGGAAACTATTAACATAATGATACAATAGAATGAGATTTTTTTAACCAATTAAATCACCCCTCTTAACCTATTTTCTGTTAAAAAGGGCTTTATTATACTTACAAAAAACCCGCCAAAGAGAGTTTAGTACATTCTAATAATTATTTAAGCCACTTATCAATATAAGCTTCAATCATATTAATAAACTTTTCGACATTAACCAGTTGTTTCCTCGCCTCTTCTTTGTTAATGATATAAAAATCTTGATAATCACTTTTAGTTCTAATATCAAAAGCACTAACAATTATTTTATAGTATTCCTTTTCTATTTTCCCATTAGCAAT
The window above is part of the Anaerobranca gottschalkii DSM 13577 genome. Proteins encoded here:
- a CDS encoding GlmL-related ornithine degradation protein, yielding MKVDLLVAEIGSTTTVINAFTGLNSPKPKFLGQGQGPTTVYQGDVTVGLEMALEQLAQSLGEEKVDYTQMFATSSAAGGLKMTVHGLVYDMTVKAAKEAALGAGAVIRDVTAGPLKEDDLQRIIDIGPNIVLLAGGVDYGEEEIVFENAKKLASLPLDLPFIYGGNIKLAPKVEKLFKEKGKTIVLIENVYPKIDELNIVPAREVIQQLFEEHITKGPGMEKIRQMVTGTIIPTPGAVMKGAIALSEEIEDLIVIDVGGATTDVHSVTDGSEELSRFLIAPEPREKRTVEGDLGVYINSENIINLVGKEKFAQNIGVDKEELKTLIKPIPTTAKEKKVSEELTKLAVETAINRHVGKLKVLYGPSGRYKIVEGKDLTVVKWIIGTGGALTRLERGREILEKGVKGKRVNIKGEPLLPGEKAKILIDRHYNMAVLGAMSVKYPKESVHLMRESLQV
- the arcC gene encoding carbamate kinase; translation: MSRIVIALGGNALQADPKDISAESQRLTAQNTAKPIVDLIEEGHQVIIAHGNGPQVGQIVATYEGAAQVNPNLPIMPFPECGAMSQGYIGYHLQQAIREEMVKRGIEKHIAAVVTQVVVDKNDPGFKNPTKPVGFFYSAEEAKKLMEEKGYIMKEDAGRGYRRVVASPEPIDVVEAPIVKTLVEAGYIVITVGGGGVPVIDEGNGVLKGVPAVIDKDLASEKIAEILDADYLIILTAVEKVAINFNTPEQKELDQMTIEEALKYIDEGHFAPGSMLPKVKAAIKFAGSKPGRKTLITSLEKAKEGIEGKTGTMIVP
- a CDS encoding alanine/ornithine racemase family PLP-dependent enzyme, with protein sequence MYPKIVIDLPKIRHNGEVLLKLCREKGIEPCAVTKGTCADLEVAKALVQGGFKELADSRVENIKKLKGYFKDKVQTLLLRIPMLSECEEVVEYCDTSLNSELATIKRLNEVAGRVGKKHKIILMVDLGDLREGFWPTDLEYIQKEIENFKNIEVVGLGTNLTCYGGIIPSEDNLEKLCSLKKQWESKGTPLKIISGGNSSSVKMLIEGRMPKEINHLRLGESLLLGRETIAREHIPETFLDTFKIVGEIVELKEKPSVPIGEIGQDAFGNTPIFEDRGIHKRAIVALGRQDIDINMEPLDKEIEILGGSSDHLLLDVTKRPNLKVGDIIEFIPNYGALLQGMTSPYVKKEYLGKE
- the argF gene encoding ornithine carbamoyltransferase, whose product is MPVNLKGRSFLTLMDFTKEEIRYLLDLSKDLKAKKRAGIRTKALEGKNIVLLFEKTSTRTRCAFEVAALDEGAHVTFLDSKSSQMGKKESLEDTAKVLGRYYDGIEYRGFEQKVVEDLAKYSGVPVWNGLTDVDHPTQILADLLTIEEHVAKPLNKVKVVFVGDTRNNMSYAWMYGCAKMGMHYVAYGPKELWPEESILNKVQEVAKESGAIIEVSDNIESLKGADVIYTDVWVSMGEEDQMENRVKLLTKFRVDMDMLKATENPDVIFMHCLPAFHDFETEVAKEAKERGLDIREVTDEVFRSKHSVVFDEAENRMHTIKAVMVATL
- the arcA gene encoding arginine deiminase translates to MKQSFLNVNSEIGKLKAVLLHRPGRELERLTPQYLEELLFDDIPWLKRMRNEHDAFALTMADRGCEIYYYENLLEEVLEKAEVKEKFISDVIKGTNLANPYLEQAIKEYLLSLPPQKVVRVAIEGLHKEDVPNLSWEYRLVDYVKSDYPFYINPIPNLYFTRDPGTTIGNGLSINKMKTPARNRETMFLHYIYKYHPLFTSSETPLYYNYTDPYSIEGGDILVLNETTLAIGCSERTSAWGIETLSQRLFQETKIDKVLVIQIPFTRAYMHLDTVFTMLNYDQFAIYPGVKNSIKVYLLTKGVNGPKITPLSSLEAALKQVLKLPSVELIESGGGTEITAAREQWNDSTNTLAIEPGVVITYDRNEYTNETLRRRGIEVIEIEGSELVRGRGGPRCMSMPLIRENL